ACTGCTATACTCTGTGAACAAGGGTTCAGCAGTAACACTGTTGTTAGCAGGAATTAGGAGAGCAGCTGTAGTCACCTGTCCAGCTGAAGATGGGCTAGCACAATTCTTGCGATAGCATGCCAGGATCTGGGCACACTGATTCACCAGACTGTCTCGAACATTCTTGGTAGGGTTGTTCAGTACACTGCGGTATGctgtaaacaaacataaaagcaAAAACAGATTTTGTTACAACAATGTACAACATCTGCATGACAAATTTTAGGGACACgaataacccccccccaaaaaacaccaAACATGTACCATCATCCGTTTGTGTCACATGATTTTCTCTCACTCACCATACTTAGCAAAGAAGTTGATAATGGTGTCTGTTTCACAGTTTCTGTACAAGTCAGCCAGCTGTGCACAGCAGTTCACTGCCATGTTATGGATCCGCAGTCGCCGTTGACCACCACAGCTGGTGTATAGTACAGCACactgtattacacacacacacacacacacacaagtatggTTACTAAAAGGCACAAAAGAGGCTTAACATTAGTTGTCgacactttctctctcccaaACATACCTGGATGAGTGCGCCAGTCTCCTCACTGAGCTTGTCGTCATGTTTGAACTCCACTGTGATGGTTTTGTCACAGTCCAGACACGCCAGCTCGACATCTGTGGTGTTGCTCATGTAGAATGAACCTAAAAAGTCTGTGGCCCGGATACCTGGCAGCGCATGATACAAAACACAGATTCAAGGCTGTGCCAAATCAATAAAAAGCCACTACTTCATTTTTGTGACGAACGCTTGACATTGCAGGTGTAAGGATACAAATACACAAGACATTAAAAACTGGACTAAGGCCCTGTTCACACCTAGCATTAACTTGTGTCCTGGGTGATGCATAACTGTTAACACCTGGCATTAAACTGCGTCTCCACTGACCCTTTGTGATCAGATTTCATACATCGTTTCCACATGGAGATGGGCTGATTAATTACATCAGATTTATTACATCAGGCTTCCGCTGCATTTACTTTCAGGCAGAAATGTCCTGCTAATCATACCTCCGGTACCGGTATGTACGGTTTCAAACGTTTTAATTGTGTGGTCTGCTAACGAAACTTAGAAATGAATGAGAGATGAGATGAAAATTAAGCTGTGAAAAGCAGCTGCTTTCATTTCTACTGTATTAGCGTTGCCTTTATCCATAGCCTTAGTGGCAGAGCGCTAGGGCTGCAGCAACTAATTgttaaaatcgataataattaGGTATGCACCAAATGTTCGGCAACGGAAATTATGCGAccaaaatagcaaaaaaaaaaaaaaaaaaaaaaaaaaaaaaaaaaaaaaaaaaaaaaaaaaaagcattttcggtgttcggccgaataagtgaaagggccgaataaatttgaccgaacaatgacgcgTTTGATGACGTGACAatatagcctagcaaccagagtgagacgcgcgaatgtcacgacctcgatgagggggtgcgcgcatgcacgagctacgtgcacgagctacgtgctcttcggaaGTTTGCTGTGGACAGTAAACATGCGTGggcgtgtgtttgttttgtttctgttccggagtattcggTCACGTcgtgagacgtaagggagtagagtacggaagaaggtaaagatgtatttatttaagggcaggcagacaaatccaaatcgtaatccaaaaaacgtagtcaagacaggcaatgggtcgggcgatcggcaaacaggcataaatggaGGAAAACCAGGAATCAAAGTCACGGTCACAGAatacagggtcaaaacacaaaacaagaaacatgaactaatactatggactgggagcggaaaaaacCAGCAGgaactaaatgaactaatctatagtttaaactaactaaatctatcacggtacataacattaacaaggcatctaactatactatatctactataatactccgcggggtgtacagggacgcgagcggtatatatccccaatacaatcagccgtatagaacccaatagaaccattttttgcaatCTTGTCAATGGACGTTTTTgctgtaggctacagagtgttccattctttcagcagtcagttatagacCTAACATAGACTATTCAAGgagggctcaaagatgaccacatcacaatctttttattttactcatttatttatttaaagttacattgtgccttgttggtagcctatgcctgctggaatgaaaaaaaaaatgttcagtgttaaataaatattttgaaattgtagtttttgtaattgatttttttctttgaaaagcaaggcaaaatagtaaaaagcacatttttgactatttaatttatacaatggtgaaaaaaaaaggcaaaataaatggaaaaaacgcgaaaaaacCTGTTCGGcattcggccaagtttttcattatattcggtttcggcttcggccaagaattttcgtTTTGGCGCATCCCTAATAATAgttgataattaaaataatggaAAACGAATTTttattatggattagttgggtctgtgacaTCATGcgaaaaatgtgaaaaacagtagaggtcacagagtgagctgctgcgggaaaagtgcacgatccGGGTCGTCCAAAACaggagaatgttttatattaagcgcttctAAGAAACTcttaagtgtattaacgtggcttgtcgtgtcagaAGCGGCGACAGATGCGTGTGACATATAAcatgttccagacatgttttcttcagcacagaaataacatttttacctttatatccttatctgtacatgttagaaattcacaccagtatttccattttacataaagactcgtcctgacagcgagcgagtctccattaaacttcactgaatgagtccacacacacatcaataaaCAGCGCGCGATAGAAAGGAAACGCAATAACTCTGactgaaatattcattttgatcaaacatgatgtttgatgctatatttagcgATATTATAAACAAATTATGTAATTCAcaaaaaagattcacaaaaatctgtatttttccgttccaaaaatacaaatgaaacacacacacttggttGTCAGTTGTCCTTAAAACTACGGCACTGAAAATTGTTACCAAATCTTACTGACATTCCAGCGTGCCTTACACAGTGAAAGATTTATCATTAGAACCAAACACAAAGACGTTCTAATACTTCCCATCTCCAGTTAGAAAACTTttagaatagaaaaaaaataccctGACCATTAAATTTAAACATGGCCTGTTTAAATTTAGGCCTGTTAGGATTGAAGTCAATTTGCTCCGTGTTCTTGCTCGAAGatacaaatatactgtatatacagaaaAAGCCTGTCCCACTCACCAGTGCTTGTGCGGACCCTCATCACCGCATCAAAGCCCACCTGCTTCTGCACATCGTTCCTCAGATCGTTCAGAAACCGCTCCTGGTCAGACTGGGcctgacacacaaacacgtgACTGCGTGACTAAACATATTACATCACATAATTTACACTAAAGATCCAAACTACTATTTGCAGATCCAGCACAACAAAAATACAATTATTCCAGTCACCTGGAAATAGGTGTATTTGTAGATGGAACCTCCAGTTGAAGTGGGTACCACCCCTAATGTTGCCACGTCTACATACTGATTAGGGAACAGGAAGAGATCCACACAACAGCCCTGTGCCACACAATCTTTCACCAGGTTAGCATAGAAGCTCACTTGGGGCTGGAATAATGTctgagaaaagagaagaggcagtgacatttcagaaaatatctttaataataaacaaaaattattataaGTTCATGCAAAGCTCGGTGATACTAGAATAGAGGTGCTGCATCATTTGAATTAAGGAACTGGTACTATAACAAGCGAGCAAATAAGACTTTACCTTTTCTTTGTCGGTGCCCACCAGTTTTTTGTCTTCCCTGTTCTTCAGCTTGCCTGGAGCTTCAGCGATGGGCAAAGAGGTATGGAAGACAAACAGCTTTCCAACACAGTCTGCAGCCTGAGACACACAGACCAGCCTTCACATTAATCTTTTACATGCAGAATAAAAACGCGGGCCATTCTGCAGTCTACCAGCAACAACGAGCAATAATTTCATAGCAAAATCAACCCCAATGAGATTAAAGCTACTGTGTTCTACAGACATAGAAAAAGTCTTAAATACCTTAAGCGCTTCCAGTCCAGCTTGGATAACAGGGCCAAACACTGTCTCCGTCTCTCGTGTGTCAGCAAACATCTCGGGGATCTGATCCAGCaaactgaagagagagagagagagagacacacacacacacacagagtgagagaggaaaaaaaaaacccataccATAGATAATAGAAGCTTATCAGCCAAAAATAGCCATCAGTATTTATTTCTAACAAAATACCAAACTAACCTCTCAATGACAACCCTGGACTCGGAGACATTGACAAGGAATCCATCCAACAAGGGTACAAACATGTCTGCCACATCTGAGACCACCATCATCTGAGGTTGGGCCAGAGAAGCCTTTACATTATAGAAGTGCAGCACTTTGTTGTAGGTTACAAAGCCTACTCGTATATTGGAATCCATATCAGGGTTCTCTCTAAAAAAGAAACACCGCAGTATTTGAGACAGTGAAGCATCAGAGTGACTGTGCTTTACTCAATggtgaaagaaaaatataactgTCCAAAATAATAACTGAAACTAAAAGGATTACGTTAACGGCTCGAAATCTGTACCTGGGCAAATAGTCCAACAGGCTTTTAAGCTCCTGGCATACAATCCTCACCATGCCacttttcacagcattgtatgaCACATCAATTAAGAAGATGAAGGCTGGAGGCTGAGGAATCTTGttgttctataaacaagaacaaaagatacaaaaataaaagaagcacATAATGTACACTACCAGTGAAAAATTTGGAGACACTTgattgaaatgtttctcatgatcttaaaaaaaacaaaaaaaaaaacttttgatctgaaggtgtacgattaaatgattgaaatcagtgtcgtagacaaaaatataatcgtgccaatgtatttatttctttcattagaaaactcccattttatttacaaaaagattttttttaaatggatgacttggagcaaaatattccaaaaagcagccaataagagtccagcataggtgggaactcatttaatactgtttaaaaagcaccaCAGGGGggttcctcaagaaatcggttgagaaaatgccaagaatacatttctggaaattctatgcaaaaagggtgtctactttgaagatgcttaaaaaaaaaaaaaaaaaaaaaaaaaaaaaaaaatccccaaaataaatccaaataatttagtattttatcaCAACagaattcccatagttccatttgtgttaatCCAGCGTTTTGATGACTATTACTATaataaaatgtggagaaaaaatgaaaaataaagaatgagtgtctaaacatttgactggtagtgtacagtactgtaaTCGTGTCTGTACTTGCTAATTAGTCATTCCTTACGACCCGAATGCCTACCTTACAATAATCCACTGTGGCTACAAATTCGTAGCTGCCCAGGGACAGCTCGGGTCGGTCGTAGCAGTCTACACGCTTCCCTGTGTGGTCCAGATGCTGGAAATAATGGGGAGGCACTAAAACAGGAAAGAGATCAAAACACGATGACACAGTCAGTTAAAGATGTCCATCCCCTTGAGGCAGACATGTAGGTCACACCTAAATCTCATTTACTTCCAAAGTCTACCCACAGACTCACGTGACACAAAGGACAGACTTCTGAAATGAACGTTCGTTTGACTAGAACCCCTGATAACTAACGCATTAATAAAAAAACGTGACTCACCTTCCGTGACACAGTTGCAGAAGCTACACTGGAAGCGTCTTCCACCTTCTATGAACTGCATGTAGGGACACATGTAAGCCTTACAGCGATTACAGCGAATAGGACCGCTTTCCCCATGATCCACTATATAAGGAGGATTCTGAACAAAAAACGTGAGACAGCTGGTTAATTCTCAATGCAAGATTAAACAGTCAAAAGGTTGAGacactgggcctcatttatcaagtcGGATTATCAAATGCATTTATGCATAAGTTATTCGTAGAAGCATTTACAttaatttggtattcatgaaaatcccataaaaatatgtgaaaaaaaaaaaaaaatttgtattcCATTCGTGCTCCCGAGCATCTGTAAATTAAATAAACCTCGACTTGATcgacttcaaatcatataatgtacatgcacttttatatctggaatatactgctcatttttatttacatcctTTAGCAGACGTCCTTATGGAGATTGACTTACAGAAACGCTTTTGGAGTCTatacatcctcatgctagttcactaggtcgGGGACGAAGtacattttgtgaaaataaGCCGTTTTATATTAatggcattaattaaagaatataaaaatgcttaaaaaaaaggaGACACCACAAACCTATAAATATAGAATTAAAACCAAACAGTGAATTATGACTAAATAAACGGCGGTGTATAAATGGAGGACGGGCTGGTATGGCTGTACGTGACTGTAAGCCGTAAACAAACGCCTTAGCTGACGGATGATTTTATGCTGTAAAGAACAATTAAGCATTTATATTGGTATAGCAGTAAGGCAAAATAATTTCCATATCTGTTTTGCAGGATTTAGCTTTATATTGACTGTTTCGTGCTCACAGCAGTCTGTGCACGtgaacttttatgaagttttgtgggcatcaatacatgcaaatcagctgtgccaTGCACATGATTGCCAATCGTATGTAAATTACCATTCATACAACATACACATGCAAGTCTGAAGAAAATCAGCCTTTCTGACTCTTTGGTGAATCCAGTGGAAATGTTTTGCTTGGTTTGGCCtatacaaacattcacacacaactttactaaatgAGGCCCAACATCTGCGATTGAACAAACATTACTACAATTACAGCTTAATTATGGCTCTAACTGACGAATCAATAAAATTCAGTAATAACAGTCCGCagtgaatttcattatgaaCTAGTTGGTCTGTGTTAGGAAGCACACTGTGGTACGTAGTATTTTACACCATGCCACAAACTGCATTAACTAGCTTATAAGTAGCTagatctattttaaaaaaaaaaacaaaaaaaaaaaacacacaaatgtaaTTTTCTTAATGTGCACAATATATTTTGTAATACATGCTGTGTGTTGTCATCAAGTCAGTTTATATGAAGTTGATCACCAAAAGAGTCAATTCCCTGGTTCCAGGCAGTGAAATCTAAAACTAAAGCTTTGCCGTTGAATAGGCAAGCAAAATGAATTTAGTACCTGAGAGTTTAGGACATTGTCAATTTGACAGGTAGGAATCCCATTTCCCATTTATTGAGACCATTAGTCACACAGTTATATTGTGAAGGAAGGCCTTGCCTCAAGAGACTGTATAATGAAACAGTGCCTCACCTCATCTGGAGGCAGAGTAGCCAGTGGTTTGATAACTGCAGCCAGCGGCACCTGGGACTGTTTGGCCATGTCTGAGGTACATGGCATGTTATAAGCTGTGCAACGGATGAAACGTGGACTCGCATTCcctttaaaaatacaacacacaaTATTCAGCACTTAAATCCAATACCGCAATACAAGACACTTGCATGGACAAGCAGCATAGAGGACTGTGTTACAGTGCTTGGCCACATGCAAAATAGAGTCTAATAACACCCCTTACCTTGATCTTTAACATGGAAGTTGGTAGTGACGAGGGGTGGGGCTTGACCTCTGACCCCAGTGACAAAAGGCTCATTGCTTTTGTTTGCCTTGTCATCCTCAATCACCTGAATCTGAGAGAGCAGTGACATATGATTGGCCTACGTACACACCTTTCAAAAACACAATATGAGAATGGATCATGCATATGCACAGACACATAAACCTTGCACTCAGCTAGTAAGTCAGACATGCAAGGGCTGAATTAGCATGCAAAGACAGAGGAAGGGGCTAGATCGGGTGAGCACCAGTGACCTACAACAGGTGTAAAAGCCAATGTTCTTAAATGCAACTAATTTCCTGTAGGTCGATTGCTAAGCTACATGAGTTCTCAGGGCGAGGCTGATCACAAAACCTACAAAGAAGGGGTGTTACAGTTTTCAAATTTTAAGGGCATCATAAcctagtcaaaaaaaaaataacagtatCATGGTAAAAAGTATTAATTGACCATATAAAACCCACACACGCtggtaataaaaatgaaaggaaatcttAAATAAGAAATCCACATAAAAGTAcctttgatcatttttattcGTCGTACATGATCAGTATTCATCACATCAGCGTTATAAgctcagtccgtacaggatttcgccaAGTTTTTGTGACTGTTGCGGTCAAAAATGCCGTGCTTTTCTATGGAAAACTACTTCCATCCATCGTCTATACCGCTTAccctacagggtcacagggaacctatcccaggaggcactttgaacatgccaatcagcctaccatgcatgtctttggactgggggaggaaaccagagtacccggaggaaacccctgcagcacagggagaacatgtaaactcagggcacacagggcagcgacaggaatcaaaccccaaaccctggtggtgtgaggcgaacgtgctggaAAACCTGAATTCATggaattgcaattgcacaaaattgctATGCCCGGTCTCTCACGTTAATGTTTGTTGCtgaacgagaccttttagctgaaTGCACCTTGCGCGGCATGTTGTGATGTGATGTCACAAATCCGCTGAAAATCTGCGGCaagtttgaaaaattgcaagctcctgcgaatattgtggagtttccatgattttgcgttaattactgtgattgcaaaatcctggagggtctGTAAGCTATAAAGTAAGGCAGTGTtctgagtaaataaataaataaaagtccatCCAACTAGAGCAGCAGTGCACAGTGCTGCTTAGCCAAAAATAGATCATTTTTCCTCATTTGGTTTTGTTAATCTTAATGTTAAGGTCATGTTTTTCTGTATGTTAGACAAAGAACAtgctttggggggggggggggggggggcagcagAGGTAGCATGCATGTAATGCATTTACAGTAGAGGATTACACAGTCAGTGGGCTTTCAGTACAGTCCATTACCCATATGTTGATAAAAAGTAATCACTGCCGTTTGATTTAAGGCGAGTCCAGAAGGTAGGGGTTTGTGAATTTGATTTGGTACGACACTGTAACACCCATACTACAAAACTACACAATGCATGGCAAAAAACTAAGCTAGCTGAAAATGGGTGACTAATGTTTATGTGATCAATCGATAAATATTATCTAATCTAATCTTCAATCTGATCTATTACACAGTTAAATGATTAACAGCTGTAGAAATCACAACTGAATAGATTGACAGTCAGTGGGGTTATTAGGAGATTGGCTGAGAGGAGAACAAGGACTAAGGAGAAAGATTAGGGTTAGTGCAACAACACAGACATGCAGAGAGACACTGGGCACTTACTGGGCTGGGAATAGCGTCTGGGTCTATTCTATGTCTTGTTTTCTGCACAGGCGGTATGTCAGAGGCTTGCTTTACATTTAACAATTTAGTCCAGCAAGATtaaagagaggaggagaaaaaaaaaagccaaagcaaaaacagaaagagagcaGAGAGAAGATAAACAGATGTGTAACCACAGTTACCTCTGCTTTCAAGACTAGAATAACAATGATTAATTACTGTGTTTAGAAAGCAATACCAGTGAACGTGGATGCAAATATTGCCAGTCACACATGCAATATTCAAgcagaacaatttttttttaagccttaAATCTCCACTGGATTTGCATATCTGTTATTCCGCCATGGTGCATGCATGTCAGACACAGGAGACTCCAGAGCATGGCCTAGCTTACACAAACCATTGCACATAGCTGGAACTATTACTCTCggtaaagcaataaaataccCAAGACTACAGAACTCTGTGGATGTACGTGTTTGAATAAAAAGAGTAGAGAAAATTGAATACACGGTGGGGTAAAAAGACAATGGACATACAACATACAGTGAGTGTTTCACACAATGTGAAACGTGTAATAGACTGTGTACGTGCGTGTGCTGCTGGACTAATGTGTATGTACCGGGCTGGGAATGGAGTCCGGGTCAAGTCTCTTCGCTGCAGGAGGAGGGGCTTGTGCAGAGGGCTGAGCTCCGTAGCCTTGCTGCCCAGAATATGGTCCACCATAGCCAGGCTGAGGAGCTCTCACTTGCCCAAAAGCACctgaatgaaacacacacacattactgtcATTAAGATGACACATATACAGTGAACAATAATGAGGTGAGGTGAAAACAGCACAGACGTCATGATTCTCAGATAGCGCTTCAGTATACTGtagaataaacacacatacatctcTCTCATCGAGGTAACATGACGTTTATTATCTTTGATCAAATGATGGATCAAATGATCCATTCTCTTGCCCATATAGGATCTCCTGGAAAATGTCAGGGCACTGGAAATTTCCATGCACTATAAGACCAGAAGCTAATGTTCCCAAGTGTCAAAGTAGGACACGAGCTTGAGACCTTGACAATGCACAGTGAGCCCATGCTAAACCCGGagaacacacactctgataaagaacaaaacacaaaagccGTGGTCAAATAAATATCGTCCCATATGCAATTCTGATATAgttattgagtgtgtgtgtaattcatTAGACATTATACATCAGTGCTGCAGATCACAGACCATCATTATGATATTAGGCCTTTGACCTTAATACTGCAAAGTCGGGTTaccatttttattacatttctggTAGGATTTCTAAGGATGAATTATCAGGACATCAAAGAATTAGATACATTCTTATGAAGGCATAACAATTTATAGGGTCAAATACCACAAGAACTTCTTAACAAATCGGGTGCTTGTGCTTTAATACATTTCAATAGAAACGCTTATCTGAATTTGTATCATCATCGGAAAGTAAATTTCCAACTGAAGCATGTGGCCTGCTAAAGCGCAATCTAAAACGTTCAACTCTAGTTCTAGAGTCTCACAGGATGTGCAAATGAAAAGTTTGAAATTCAAAAGTCTCTATTAATTCACATTTCTGCATTCAAAATAACACCTGAGAAACATCTGACTATATACActactgtgcgtgtgtgtgtggccagaGGAGAGCCATGTTCGACTGCTTTTGCCTGTACACTAcacaataatattttaaaagtgaAACTAAACATTTGAATGAAGAGGgtgatttctttttaatgtgtatttAATGTGTTAATTGTAATTTTCG
This is a stretch of genomic DNA from Ictalurus punctatus breed USDA103 chromosome 13, Coco_2.0, whole genome shotgun sequence. It encodes these proteins:
- the sec24c gene encoding protein transport protein Sec24C isoform X1, with the protein product MNVNQQPHMASPYGQPQSGYQGNPHSGYGGQQLPGGYVGPYAPYNGPASNYQTGPPQGYSPYASFPSKALAANLVSDLSSSSPLDLGMRGPPTSGAPPVSAAQPYSQFGQSEVQNGPPSMGAPPQRPSASQPYTQGSVSLSGPQPAYPQQFGAPPTTMQQVTNQMAGMQVGSTIPSSAGPGYALPAISQAPVPAPPSSFVPTAPVPTRPPPTSGPPHTPAQSYYGAPPAHQPFPATAPPFSSAPGPTQLPPPPLASQQTFSQASPLSQPQFSSAPPTGPAALYGGPPPSVQATHSRAPLPTSQPSAFSGGPPPSSAPSQYSTTMPPASQPSPFHSGPPPPTTAPGFPPQAGAPPRPPHSGMQGPPMASQGPPMASQGLPMASQGPPMSQVNHVTPPQPGMLHGPTTPGMAPPQPGMQGYPPQQNGAFGQVRAPQPGYGGPYSGQQGYGAQPSAQAPPPAAKRLDPDSIPSPQASDIPPVQKTRHRIDPDAIPSPIQVIEDDKANKSNEPFVTGVRGQAPPLVTTNFHVKDQGNASPRFIRCTAYNMPCTSDMAKQSQVPLAAVIKPLATLPPDENPPYIVDHGESGPIRCNRCKAYMCPYMQFIEGGRRFQCSFCNCVTEVPPHYFQHLDHTGKRVDCYDRPELSLGSYEFVATVDYCKNNKIPQPPAFIFLIDVSYNAVKSGMVRIVCQELKSLLDYLPRENPDMDSNIRVGFVTYNKVLHFYNVKASLAQPQMMVVSDVADMFVPLLDGFLVNVSESRVVIESLLDQIPEMFADTRETETVFGPVIQAGLEALKAADCVGKLFVFHTSLPIAEAPGKLKNREDKKLVGTDKEKTLFQPQVSFYANLVKDCVAQGCCVDLFLFPNQYVDVATLGVVPTSTGGSIYKYTYFQAQSDQERFLNDLRNDVQKQVGFDAVMRVRTSTGIRATDFLGSFYMSNTTDVELACLDCDKTITVEFKHDDKLSEETGALIQCAVLYTSCGGQRRLRIHNMAVNCCAQLADLYRNCETDTIINFFAKYAYRSVLNNPTKNVRDSLVNQCAQILACYRKNCASPSSAGQLILPECMKLLPVYLNCVLKSDVLHPGADVSLDDRAYLRQLVSAMDVAESHVFFYPRLLPVHKLDVESDALPVAVRDSEERLSKGGIYLLETGLNLFLWVGVNTQQELLQNIFGTPAFSQIDPNMTSLPMLDNPYSKRLREIIESFRTQRSRYMKLVVVKQEDKLELIFKHFLVEDKNNSGGASYVDFLCHMHKEIRTLLS
- the sec24c gene encoding protein transport protein Sec24C isoform X3, which encodes MNVNQQPHMASPYGQPQSGYQGNPHSGYGGQQLPGGYVGPYAPYNGPASNYQTGPPQGMRGPPTSGAPPVSAAQPYSQFGQSEVQNGPPSMGAPPQRPSASQPYTQGSVSLSGPQPAYPQQFGAPPTTMQQVTNQMAGMQVGSTIPSSAGPGYALPAISQAPVPAPPSSFVPTAPVPTRPPPTSGPPHTPAQSYYGAPPAHQPFPATAPPFSSAPGPTQLPPPPLASQQTFSQASPLSQPQFSSAPPTGPAALYGGPPPSVQATHSRAPLPTSQPSAFSGGPPPSSAPSQYSTTMPPASQPSPFHSGPPPPTTAPGFPPQAGAPPRPPHSGMQGPPMASQGPPMASQGLPMASQGPPMSQVNHVTPPQPGMLHGPTTPGMAPPQPGMQGYPPQQNGAFGQVRAPQPGYGGPYSGQQGYGAQPSAQAPPPAAKRLDPDSIPSPQASDIPPVQKTRHRIDPDAIPSPIQVIEDDKANKSNEPFVTGVRGQAPPLVTTNFHVKDQGNASPRFIRCTAYNMPCTSDMAKQSQVPLAAVIKPLATLPPDENPPYIVDHGESGPIRCNRCKAYMCPYMQFIEGGRRFQCSFCNCVTEVPPHYFQHLDHTGKRVDCYDRPELSLGSYEFVATVDYCKNNKIPQPPAFIFLIDVSYNAVKSGMVRIVCQELKSLLDYLPRENPDMDSNIRVGFVTYNKVLHFYNVKASLAQPQMMVVSDVADMFVPLLDGFLVNVSESRVVIESLLDQIPEMFADTRETETVFGPVIQAGLEALKAADCVGKLFVFHTSLPIAEAPGKLKNREDKKLVGTDKEKTLFQPQVSFYANLVKDCVAQGCCVDLFLFPNQYVDVATLGVVPTSTGGSIYKYTYFQAQSDQERFLNDLRNDVQKQVGFDAVMRVRTSTGIRATDFLGSFYMSNTTDVELACLDCDKTITVEFKHDDKLSEETGALIQCAVLYTSCGGQRRLRIHNMAVNCCAQLADLYRNCETDTIINFFAKYAYRSVLNNPTKNVRDSLVNQCAQILACYRKNCASPSSAGQLILPECMKLLPVYLNCVLKSDVLHPGADVSLDDRAYLRQLVSAMDVAESHVFFYPRLLPVHKLDVESDALPVAVRDSEERLSKGGIYLLETGLNLFLWVGVNTQQELLQNIFGTPAFSQIDPNMTSLPMLDNPYSKRLREIIESFRTQRSRYMKLVVVKQEDKLELIFKHFLVEDKNNSGGASYVDFLCHMHKEIRTLLS
- the sec24c gene encoding protein transport protein Sec24C isoform X4, translating into MNVNQQPHMASPYGQPQSGYQGNPHSGYGGQQLPGGYVGPYAPYNGPASNYQTGPPQGMRGPPTSGAPPVSAAQPYSQFGQSEVQNGPPSMGAPPQRPSASQPYTQGSVSLSGPQPAYPQQFGAPPTTMQQVTNQMAGMQVGSTIPSSAGPGYALPAISQAPVPAPPSSFVPTAPVPTRPPPTSGPPHTPAQSYYGAPPAHQPFPATAPPFSSAPGPTQLPPPPLASQQTFSQASPLSQPQFSSAPPTGPAALYGGPPPSVQATHSRAPLPTSQPSAFSGGPPPSSAPSQYSTTMPPASQPSPFHSGPPPPTTAPGFPPQAGAPPRPPHSGMQGPPMASQGPPMASQGLPMASQGPPMSQVNHVTPPQPGMLHGPTTPGMAPPQPGMQGYPPQQNGAFGQVRAPQPGYGGPYSGQQGYGAQPSAQAPPPAAKRLDPDSIPSPIQVIEDDKANKSNEPFVTGVRGQAPPLVTTNFHVKDQGNASPRFIRCTAYNMPCTSDMAKQSQVPLAAVIKPLATLPPDENPPYIVDHGESGPIRCNRCKAYMCPYMQFIEGGRRFQCSFCNCVTEVPPHYFQHLDHTGKRVDCYDRPELSLGSYEFVATVDYCKNNKIPQPPAFIFLIDVSYNAVKSGMVRIVCQELKSLLDYLPRENPDMDSNIRVGFVTYNKVLHFYNVKASLAQPQMMVVSDVADMFVPLLDGFLVNVSESRVVIESLLDQIPEMFADTRETETVFGPVIQAGLEALKAADCVGKLFVFHTSLPIAEAPGKLKNREDKKLVGTDKEKTLFQPQVSFYANLVKDCVAQGCCVDLFLFPNQYVDVATLGVVPTSTGGSIYKYTYFQAQSDQERFLNDLRNDVQKQVGFDAVMRVRTSTGIRATDFLGSFYMSNTTDVELACLDCDKTITVEFKHDDKLSEETGALIQCAVLYTSCGGQRRLRIHNMAVNCCAQLADLYRNCETDTIINFFAKYAYRSVLNNPTKNVRDSLVNQCAQILACYRKNCASPSSAGQLILPECMKLLPVYLNCVLKSDVLHPGADVSLDDRAYLRQLVSAMDVAESHVFFYPRLLPVHKLDVESDALPVAVRDSEERLSKGGIYLLETGLNLFLWVGVNTQQELLQNIFGTPAFSQIDPNMTSLPMLDNPYSKRLREIIESFRTQRSRYMKLVVVKQEDKLELIFKHFLVEDKNNSGGASYVDFLCHMHKEIRTLLS